DNA from Salinibacterium sp. dk2585:
GCAGGTGAGCGGACGTTCCAAGCTCTCCTGGGAGGAGAGCGTGCGCCTCGACCTCTATTACGTCGAGAACTGGACGCTCACGGGCGACCTCCTGCTGCTCTGGCGCACGGCCCGAGCCGTGCTCGCGCGCGACGGCGCCTACTGAGCCGCCAAGCCGAGCCGACCGCCGGCTCGCGCCCGGGGCCAGCACCTCATGGTCAGCGAGCTGCCGCGATCGCGTAGGCCCGACGCAGTCCCTCTTCGAGTCGCTGGGTGCTGCAACGACGGCGCACGGCAGCCGTGCGCGCCTCAACATGGCGCCGATACTCAAGGTCGCGCGCGAAACGCCGCACCGCCCCCGCGAGCTCGGGGGCACTGCCACCCGCCGTCGCGTAGCCGAGCGAGCGCATGCTCGGGATCGTGCGGCTGATCACGGGAACGCCGAGGGTCGCCGCCTCGATGGCGGAGACTGGCCCTCCCTCCCACGACGCCGTGTGCAGGTAGAGGTTCGAGCGCGTGAGCAACTCCCGCACCTCCTCCGGCGGCCGCCACCCCGTGACGGCCGCGCCTGAGGCGCGCAGCATCTCGGGCACGCCCGCGGGGCCGTCGCCGATCCAGGTGAAGCGGATGCCGTCGTCCTGGCAGAGGTGGGCCACCTCCGCGAAGATATCGGGGGCCTTCTGGGCGCCCAGCCGCCCCACCATGGTCACGGAGAGGTCGTTGCCAGTGGGAGACGGACGCGCCTCGTCCGCGGGCGCGAGCGGCGAGGGGTTGGGGGCGACGACAACCGGATTCCCCCTGCTGAGCGAGCGACTCAGCAGGGCTTCGTGGGGGCTCACGCTGAGGGTCGTCTGCGGCCGACGGGCGAGCGCATACTCGAGCGCACCGAATGCCCAACGGACGGCGGAAGGCACGTCGGTGCGCTCGAAGGCGAAGCAGTGGGGCGAATAGACGATTCGCGTGCCGGGAGGGAGAAAGCCCCGAGCCACACCTGCGAAGGAGGAATGCAGGTGCACGACATCGGGCTGGATGCGTCGGACCGCCTTGTTGACGGCGCGGTAGAAGCCCGGCAGCCTGCCCGAGTAGGTCGTCGCCTGCACTCCCTCGGGCCACCCGTGGGTCGACTGGCCCTCGCGCGCCCGGGAGAACACGCGGTGCTCAAGGTCCGGCGTCACTCGCGCATAGTTGACGATCGCGCTCTGCAGGCCACCGCCGAGCGCCTCAGTCACGTGGAGTACCCGCATGGCCATCACGCGACCGCGACGGGTGCAGCCCGCCCCGCGGGGCGCACCACCCAGCGCTGGTTCTCGATGAGGTCGTCGAGCGTGAGTTCATCGGCCTCACGCACGAGGGCGAAACCGCGGGCGTCGACATAGTCGGCGAGGTCATCCTGGTGCCCGTCGACGTGCTCGCCATGGGCGGCCCTGCGCGGCACGACGATGGGTCGCTTCCCCGCACGCAGCACACTCAGGATGGACCCCGTGCCCGCGTGGGAGACCACGATGTCGGCCCGCTCGATCTCGTGCGCGAGCTCGGCTGCGGGCAGACTCGGGACGGCGTCGATGTCGAGGTCCGAAACATCCGTCGGCCCCACCTGCCACAGCACCGACCAGGTCGGCGGGATGATGGCGTGCAGCCGCCGGATGAGGCGCTCGAAACCGTAGTGGGCGTTGCCACCGACAGAGACCACGACCCGCGGCGTGTGCCCCTCGGGAGGCAGGGGCACCTCTTCGACGCTCAGGCCATCGAAGACCGAGAGTGCGAAACGCCAACGGTCATTCGTCGCGAAGGGGTATTGCACGTAGCGCTGCACCCCGGGGATGCGGTCGATCACGCGACCGGTCGCCGATAGCTCCCGCACGCGCGTGCCGCTCTCGATGTAGGAGAAGGGAACGCGGTGGAGCTTCGCCGCGAGGAGAGCCGAGAGCGCCATCTGCGCTCCCGTGCTGTAGACGTGCGTGATGCGTTCGCCGCGCATGCGCTTCGCGAGGGAGATGGCGTCGCGCACAACACCCAGATAGGCGCGCGGTGGGCGGTTCGGGAGGCCGAACACGCGCTCACCCCGCAGCAGCGATCGGCTCTGCGCCGTGACATCCGTCACCCACAGCACGTTCTCGGTGCCGGCGATGCGCAAGCGGAGGGAATGCAGCTGGGTGAGGTGCCCGCCGCTCGTCGCGACAAGCATGACTCGGCCGGACGGTGATGCCGCGTGATGCATCCTGGACTCCTTCTGTCGTGGGGCGGAAAGCACAGTGAGAAAGGCGTGGCGGGTGGCCTCGGCGATGTGCTGCCAGTCGAGCGCGGACAGGTCAGGATGCTCGGCACGCGGTTCGCGACGAAGCCATTCGAGGGCAGCGCGCAGGGTCGTCGCGTCGAAGTCGCCCGGGTAGGCGTGCACCCACTCGCGGCCCACCTCCCCCGCCAGCTCCTCCATCGCACCGAGGGCTGGCACGACGACGGGCCGTCCCGCCGTCAGGGCGAGGATCGCCGAGCCCGAGTTCTGGATGCGTCGATACGGCAGCACGAGGAGGTCGGCGGCGCGCAGCCACAGGGCCAGCCTGTCATCGTCGAGCGCCTCGAGTTCGAGCGTCGCGGCGCCCCCGGCCTCCGCATGCTCGGCGGCAAGCATCCGCAGTTCCCCTTCGAGTCCCGGATCCGAGGGCTTGCCCGCGACGACGACGCGGAGGCCGTCGGCTGCCGCAGCCCGCTCAGCCCGCAGTGCGGTCGCCGCACGCAGCAGGGCTCCCGCGTTCTTGTAGGGGCGCACCTGGCCTGCGAAGAGCACGATCGTCTCCGTCTTCGCGATGCCGAGTGCATCACGGGCCTTTTCGCGCGGGATGTCGAGGGGGTACTCGTGGCCGTAGTGCCCGTGGCGCGTCACGGCAGCGGGCCGGTGCGCGAGGCCCGGCCACTCCTGCCGCACGGCCTCGAGACCGTCGTGTGAGAGCGCCAGCACACCGTCGACCGTGCGCTCCAGCATCCGCCGGTACAGGCCGCGCAC
Protein-coding regions in this window:
- a CDS encoding glycosyltransferase, giving the protein MRVLHVTEALGGGLQSAIVNYARVTPDLEHRVFSRAREGQSTHGWPEGVQATTYSGRLPGFYRAVNKAVRRIQPDVVHLHSSFAGVARGFLPPGTRIVYSPHCFAFERTDVPSAVRWAFGALEYALARRPQTTLSVSPHEALLSRSLSRGNPVVVAPNPSPLAPADEARPSPTGNDLSVTMVGRLGAQKAPDIFAEVAHLCQDDGIRFTWIGDGPAGVPEMLRASGAAVTGWRPPEEVRELLTRSNLYLHTASWEGGPVSAIEAATLGVPVISRTIPSMRSLGYATAGGSAPELAGAVRRFARDLEYRRHVEARTAAVRRRCSTQRLEEGLRRAYAIAAAR
- a CDS encoding glycosyltransferase, with the translated sequence MREILRVASAPARSTRKANPYNHLLATALESLPGEPSVEVEEFSLAKLLRTPPHIVHLHWPELTFLSGHRGLRHLARLMGFRLALARARRVAGTRVIWTVHNPRPHEERSTTIVRGLYRRMLERTVDGVLALSHDGLEAVRQEWPGLAHRPAAVTRHGHYGHEYPLDIPREKARDALGIAKTETIVLFAGQVRPYKNAGALLRAATALRAERAAAADGLRVVVAGKPSDPGLEGELRMLAAEHAEAGGAATLELEALDDDRLALWLRAADLLVLPYRRIQNSGSAILALTAGRPVVVPALGAMEELAGEVGREWVHAYPGDFDATTLRAALEWLRREPRAEHPDLSALDWQHIAEATRHAFLTVLSAPRQKESRMHHAASPSGRVMLVATSGGHLTQLHSLRLRIAGTENVLWVTDVTAQSRSLLRGERVFGLPNRPPRAYLGVVRDAISLAKRMRGERITHVYSTGAQMALSALLAAKLHRVPFSYIESGTRVRELSATGRVIDRIPGVQRYVQYPFATNDRWRFALSVFDGLSVEEVPLPPEGHTPRVVVSVGGNAHYGFERLIRRLHAIIPPTWSVLWQVGPTDVSDLDIDAVPSLPAAELAHEIERADIVVSHAGTGSILSVLRAGKRPIVVPRRAAHGEHVDGHQDDLADYVDARGFALVREADELTLDDLIENQRWVVRPAGRAAPVAVA